In Bombus fervidus isolate BK054 chromosome 13, iyBomFerv1, whole genome shotgun sequence, a single genomic region encodes these proteins:
- the LOC139993580 gene encoding uncharacterized protein isoform X3 — MEKIELLGGACFSHGPYTFYKAVRIGNGRVLRLGSFFLTKLWSDADLVSIGELQLLWMDSRGPNQPLASLRLYFLPENTPDGRRDTHGEDEVLTISEKVVVRVHDLVTWLSPTLEWSWGREVSYPPTPTSSPANSPLRYEIPQPQVLTDPGIDFSDVDKQQKEYESNHNTRKSDCISQTKVVVLSYPRYCRYRALLRRLEGAEPSWLCSSIAAALGGFTATPGTRVLFCRDTFDYPDLETHELLCNHLAPKLKGRPRRKRKKRSASPGESSNESEASVASTSKSAPASSNVVVPSVGRPPSSVVRRSERKTTAEEKKFLTDVQNFMNSRGTPVGKMPLLGYRQIDLFLFYTKVQLLGGYDSVSAGRLWKNIYDDIGGNTGSTSAATITRRHYERLLLPYERYQRGEEAKVRLTPGRRSKSSSVSEESEDNKQETNDSYPSETPPPVETNVTATTPPLQSIVSSAAPFLSSEKPKTETGKTSSLRSVRVKQERLKSLNTMIANSTPSPSQQTSQLPSPPPSSNTSISTPSSTPSTTPTNGTGNQSVLERQLNSPLISQQVPPSCSPPGLPVTTVVTNASTVVTLTPPPEKDMKEIKLDPKQTTLLAQGKENIPLFGEKSIFAEKTIVPPRSPEVIDLETESDTSRDKIIIPSFKKRKLEILREGGLEVTAVDLDTRPSVIQSNPPAPATMKSEEKPPISYPLPVTPNSIPKLISVTVTPDIGHMLSSPQEHQHHHHHQARLQTPTKQHPAHHNNNNNIMMNNNNMVNSRVINLGTSNNAALLQLYANANVPPPASSGLHQANHRFVPPIVPNGRIFPPKVTQSKSIFAHNEKMVYGDPKEIPIPPKYRSTLHRLQPHQIHNNNDPVYGGVLDLTQKSNKPVFPRPSLEIVKVPVVPRPNPLNLEMRNSSIKEKPTDCSKRSTFPGYQNVLDSRTMASNNLEITIVNPKQKNNHLSTPTHVRVSSPSRNSAIPVQRRQHLNGKYTTRSEPVSPYTPRKPSHPVIPNVPNLNHLNSGNYPRMATIQQQNTIDRRKNVEMSGGKEQHQHQQHSLQHQHHHQHQHMHQQHQQQQRRISEGDKSLIAQQQQQQQQHQPQEPRQTEAGRRHSVPSIPSGYVPTVPQNNPAFFPQLPNTPGKFLPILDPMYYSAFYNGLFPPPIPPTAATSFLPPEFSAYYKELLASSQPRLGMAGQHQPAAPTSK, encoded by the exons GACGAAGTGCTGACGATATCGGAAAAGGTGGTCGTGCGGGTTCACGATCTGGTCACCTGGTTATCGCCTACGTTGGAATGGTCGTGGGGTCGCGAGGTGTCTTATCCACCGACCCCGACGTCATCTCCGGCGAACAGTCCGCTAAGGTATGAGATACCACAACCTCAGGTGCTCACCGATCCTGGCATCGATTTCTCAGACGTCGATAAGCAACAGAAGGAATACGAAAGCAATCACAACACAAGGAAATCGGATTGTATTTCTCAAACGAAAGTGGTCGTGCTCTCGTACCCCAGGTACTGTCGATATCGAGCACTGTTGCGTAGGCTCGAAGGTGCCGAACCGTCCTGGCTTTGCTCGTCCATAGCAGCTGCACTAGGTGGATTCACCGCCACACCAGGTACGAGGGTACTCTTCTGCAGAGATACCTTCGACTACCCGGACCTTGAAACTCATGAGCTCCTCTGCAATCACCTAG cgCCGAAATTAAAAGGAAGACCGAGAAGGAAGCGTAAAAAGCGTAGCGCATCTCCGGGCGAATCGAGCAACGAGAGTGAGGCATCCGTGGCGTCTACCTCGAAGAGTGCCCCAGCGAGTTCGAACGTGGTGGTACCAAGCGTTGGAAGGCCGCCTTCGTCGGTGGTACGACGAAGCGAGCGGAAGACCACCGCCGAGGAAAAGAAATTCCTAACGGATGTGCAGAATTTCATGAACTCGCGGGGTACGCCTGTCGGAAAGATGCCACTGCTGGGCTACAGGCAGA TTGATCTCTTCCTGTTTTATACGAAAGTACAATTGCTCGGTGGCTACGATTCCGTCAGTGCTGGTCGACTCTGGAAGAACATTTACGACGACATAGGTGGTAATACAGGATCCACCAGCGCTGCGACCATCACTCGACGACATTACGAAAG GTTGCTGTTACCCTACGAGAGGTAtcaaagaggagaagaagcgAAAGTTAGACTGACACCCGGAAGGCGAAGTAAGAGTAGCAGCGTGTCCGAAGAGTCCGAAGATAATAAGCAAGAGACGAACGATTCATATCCATCGGAAACGCCTCCCCCTGTAGAAACGAATGTTACTGCTACAACTCCTCCCCTTCAATCAATTGTATCGTCGGCAGCA CCGTTCCTTTCGAGCGAAAAACCGAAGACGGAGACTGGCAAGACATCGTCTCTGCGTAGCGTAAGAGTGAAACAAGAACGcttgaaatcgttaaatactATGATTGCCAATAGTACGCCATCGCCCAGCCAGCAAACAAGCCAACTACCAAGTCCACCACCTTCTTCTAATACGTCAATTTCAACGCCGAGTAGTACACCATCTACGACACCCACGAATGGTACTGGAAATCAAAGTGTATTAGAGAGGCAGCTCAACAGTCCTCTAATATCGCAACAAGTTCCACCGTCGTGTTCACCACCGGGTCTTCCGGTAACTACAGTGGTAACGAATGCTTCTACGGTGGTAACGTTAACACCACCACCGGAGAAGGATATGAAAGAAATCAAACTAGATCCTAAACAAACCACCCTGTTGGCTCAGGGTAAGGAGAACATACCGTTGTTCGGCGAGAAGTCAATTTTCGCGGAGAAGACGATAGTGCCTCCTAGATCACCAGAAGTGATTGACCTTGAAACGGAGAGTGACACGAGTAGGGATAAGATAATCATTCCCAGTTTTAAGAAACGTAAATTGGAAATACTTCGCGAGGGTGGTCTTGAAGTTACTGCCGTTGACTTGGATACGCGACCCAGCGTGATTCAAAGTAATCCTCCTGCGCCAGCAACAATGAAATCCGAAGAAAAACCGCCAATATCGTATCCTCTTCCAGTCACACCTAATTCCATTCCTAAGTTGATTTCCGTCACCGTAACGCCGGATATAGGGCATATGTTATCGTCTCCTCAAGAGCATCaacatcatcatcatcatcaagCACGATTACAAACGCCGACCAAGCAACATCCCGCTCAtcacaataacaataataatattatgatgaataataataatatggtGAACAGCCGCGTAATAAATCTTGGTACTTCTAATAACGCCGCGTTGCTACAATTGTACGCGAATGCTAATGTTCCGCCACCAGCGTCGTCAGGGTTGCATCAAGCAAATCATCGTTTCGTACCGCCAATTGTTCCTAACGGTAGGATATTTCCGCCCAAGGTGACACAGTCAAAGTCGATATTCGCACACAACGAAAAAATGGTTTACGGAGATCCGAAAGAGATTCCTATCCCTCCAAAGTATCGTTCCACGTTGCATCGTTTGCAGCCGCATCAGATACACAATAATAACGACCCTGTGTACGGCGGGGTCCTCGACTTAACGCAAAAATCGAACAAGCCGGTGTTCCCGAGGCCGAGCTTAGAAATAGTGAAAGTACCTGTAGTGCCGAGGCCTAATCCATTAAACTTGGAGATGAGGAACTCGTCGATTAAAGAGAAACCAACAGATTGTTCGAAACGAAGTACCTTCCCTGGTTACCAGAACGTACTCGACAGTCGAACGATGGCTTCGAATAACTTAGAAATTACGATCGTAAACCCTAAGCAAAAAAATAATCACTTAAGTACACCGACGCATGTCCGGGTATCGAGTCCATCTAGAAATAGCGCGATACCTGTGCAAAGAAGGCAACACCTGAACGGCAAGTACACGACGAGGAGCGAACCAGTTTCACCGTACACACCTAGGAAGCCGAGTCATCCTGTTATACCGAATGTACCTAATCTAAATCACCTGAATAGTGGAAATTATCCTAGAATGGCAACGATTCAGCAACAGAATACGATCGATAGGAGAAAAAACGTAGAAATGAGCGGTGGTAAGGAGCAGCATCAGCATCAGCAGCATTCACTTCAACATCAGCATCATCACCAGCACCAACATATGCATCAACAACATCAACAGCAACAACGTCGAATCAGCGAGGGCGATAAATCGTTAATCGctcaacaacaacagcaacaacaacaacaccAGCCACAGGAACCGAGGCAAACCGAAGCTGGAAGACGACACAGTGTTCCGAGCATACCTTCTGGTTATGTACCTACGGTACCGCAAAACAATCCAGCTTTCTTTCCACAACTGCCAAACACGCCCGGCAAGTTCCTACCGATTTTAGACCCCATGTACTATTCCGCATTCTATAATGGTTTATTTCCCCCGCCGATTCCGCCCACGGCTGCCACGTCGTTTTTACCGCCGGAATTTAGTGCGTACTACAAAGAATTACTTGCTTCCTCGCAACCAAGACTGGGGATGGCGGGGCAGCATCAGCCAGCTGCTCCAACGTCTAAGTAG
- the LOC139993580 gene encoding uncharacterized protein isoform X5 — protein MTILMKIKENKIVYFQVAAPKLKGRPRRKRKKRSASPGESSNESEASVASTSKSAPASSNVVVPSVGRPPSSVVRRSERKTTAEEKKFLTDVQNFMNSRGTPVGKMPLLGYRQIDLFLFYTKVQLLGGYDSVSAGRLWKNIYDDIGGNTGSTSAATITRRHYERLLLPYERYQRGEEAKVRLTPGRRSKSSSVSEESEDNKQETNDSYPSETPPPVETNVTATTPPLQSIVSSAAPFLSSEKPKTETGKTSSLRSVRVKQERLKSLNTMIANSTPSPSQQTSQLPSPPPSSNTSISTPSSTPSTTPTNGTGNQSVLERQLNSPLISQQVPPSCSPPGLPVTTVVTNASTVVTLTPPPEKDMKEIKLDPKQTTLLAQGKENIPLFGEKSIFAEKTIVPPRSPEVIDLETESDTSRDKIIIPSFKKRKLEILREGGLEVTAVDLDTRPSVIQSNPPAPATMKSEEKPPISYPLPVTPNSIPKLISVTVTPDIGHMLSSPQEHQHHHHHQARLQTPTKQHPAHHNNNNNIMMNNNNMVNSRVINLGTSNNAALLQLYANANVPPPASSGLHQANHRFVPPIVPNGRIFPPKVTQSKSIFAHNEKMVYGDPKEIPIPPKYRSTLHRLQPHQIHNNNDPVYGGVLDLTQKSNKPVFPRPSLEIVKVPVVPRPNPLNLEMRNSSIKEKPTDCSKRSTFPGYQNVLDSRTMASNNLEITIVNPKQKNNHLSTPTHVRVSSPSRNSAIPVQRRQHLNGKYTTRSEPVSPYTPRKPSHPVIPNVPNLNHLNSGNYPRMATIQQQNTIDRRKNVEMSGGKEQHQHQQHSLQHQHHHQHQHMHQQHQQQQRRISEGDKSLIAQQQQQQQQHQPQEPRQTEAGRRHSVPSIPSGYVPTVPQNNPAFFPQLPNTPGKFLPILDPMYYSAFYNGLFPPPIPPTAATSFLPPEFSAYYKELLASSQPRLGMAGQHQPAAPTSK, from the exons ATGACTATTTTAATGaagattaaagaaaataaaattgtgtaTTTTCAAGTTGCTG cgCCGAAATTAAAAGGAAGACCGAGAAGGAAGCGTAAAAAGCGTAGCGCATCTCCGGGCGAATCGAGCAACGAGAGTGAGGCATCCGTGGCGTCTACCTCGAAGAGTGCCCCAGCGAGTTCGAACGTGGTGGTACCAAGCGTTGGAAGGCCGCCTTCGTCGGTGGTACGACGAAGCGAGCGGAAGACCACCGCCGAGGAAAAGAAATTCCTAACGGATGTGCAGAATTTCATGAACTCGCGGGGTACGCCTGTCGGAAAGATGCCACTGCTGGGCTACAGGCAGA TTGATCTCTTCCTGTTTTATACGAAAGTACAATTGCTCGGTGGCTACGATTCCGTCAGTGCTGGTCGACTCTGGAAGAACATTTACGACGACATAGGTGGTAATACAGGATCCACCAGCGCTGCGACCATCACTCGACGACATTACGAAAG GTTGCTGTTACCCTACGAGAGGTAtcaaagaggagaagaagcgAAAGTTAGACTGACACCCGGAAGGCGAAGTAAGAGTAGCAGCGTGTCCGAAGAGTCCGAAGATAATAAGCAAGAGACGAACGATTCATATCCATCGGAAACGCCTCCCCCTGTAGAAACGAATGTTACTGCTACAACTCCTCCCCTTCAATCAATTGTATCGTCGGCAGCA CCGTTCCTTTCGAGCGAAAAACCGAAGACGGAGACTGGCAAGACATCGTCTCTGCGTAGCGTAAGAGTGAAACAAGAACGcttgaaatcgttaaatactATGATTGCCAATAGTACGCCATCGCCCAGCCAGCAAACAAGCCAACTACCAAGTCCACCACCTTCTTCTAATACGTCAATTTCAACGCCGAGTAGTACACCATCTACGACACCCACGAATGGTACTGGAAATCAAAGTGTATTAGAGAGGCAGCTCAACAGTCCTCTAATATCGCAACAAGTTCCACCGTCGTGTTCACCACCGGGTCTTCCGGTAACTACAGTGGTAACGAATGCTTCTACGGTGGTAACGTTAACACCACCACCGGAGAAGGATATGAAAGAAATCAAACTAGATCCTAAACAAACCACCCTGTTGGCTCAGGGTAAGGAGAACATACCGTTGTTCGGCGAGAAGTCAATTTTCGCGGAGAAGACGATAGTGCCTCCTAGATCACCAGAAGTGATTGACCTTGAAACGGAGAGTGACACGAGTAGGGATAAGATAATCATTCCCAGTTTTAAGAAACGTAAATTGGAAATACTTCGCGAGGGTGGTCTTGAAGTTACTGCCGTTGACTTGGATACGCGACCCAGCGTGATTCAAAGTAATCCTCCTGCGCCAGCAACAATGAAATCCGAAGAAAAACCGCCAATATCGTATCCTCTTCCAGTCACACCTAATTCCATTCCTAAGTTGATTTCCGTCACCGTAACGCCGGATATAGGGCATATGTTATCGTCTCCTCAAGAGCATCaacatcatcatcatcatcaagCACGATTACAAACGCCGACCAAGCAACATCCCGCTCAtcacaataacaataataatattatgatgaataataataatatggtGAACAGCCGCGTAATAAATCTTGGTACTTCTAATAACGCCGCGTTGCTACAATTGTACGCGAATGCTAATGTTCCGCCACCAGCGTCGTCAGGGTTGCATCAAGCAAATCATCGTTTCGTACCGCCAATTGTTCCTAACGGTAGGATATTTCCGCCCAAGGTGACACAGTCAAAGTCGATATTCGCACACAACGAAAAAATGGTTTACGGAGATCCGAAAGAGATTCCTATCCCTCCAAAGTATCGTTCCACGTTGCATCGTTTGCAGCCGCATCAGATACACAATAATAACGACCCTGTGTACGGCGGGGTCCTCGACTTAACGCAAAAATCGAACAAGCCGGTGTTCCCGAGGCCGAGCTTAGAAATAGTGAAAGTACCTGTAGTGCCGAGGCCTAATCCATTAAACTTGGAGATGAGGAACTCGTCGATTAAAGAGAAACCAACAGATTGTTCGAAACGAAGTACCTTCCCTGGTTACCAGAACGTACTCGACAGTCGAACGATGGCTTCGAATAACTTAGAAATTACGATCGTAAACCCTAAGCAAAAAAATAATCACTTAAGTACACCGACGCATGTCCGGGTATCGAGTCCATCTAGAAATAGCGCGATACCTGTGCAAAGAAGGCAACACCTGAACGGCAAGTACACGACGAGGAGCGAACCAGTTTCACCGTACACACCTAGGAAGCCGAGTCATCCTGTTATACCGAATGTACCTAATCTAAATCACCTGAATAGTGGAAATTATCCTAGAATGGCAACGATTCAGCAACAGAATACGATCGATAGGAGAAAAAACGTAGAAATGAGCGGTGGTAAGGAGCAGCATCAGCATCAGCAGCATTCACTTCAACATCAGCATCATCACCAGCACCAACATATGCATCAACAACATCAACAGCAACAACGTCGAATCAGCGAGGGCGATAAATCGTTAATCGctcaacaacaacagcaacaacaacaacaccAGCCACAGGAACCGAGGCAAACCGAAGCTGGAAGACGACACAGTGTTCCGAGCATACCTTCTGGTTATGTACCTACGGTACCGCAAAACAATCCAGCTTTCTTTCCACAACTGCCAAACACGCCCGGCAAGTTCCTACCGATTTTAGACCCCATGTACTATTCCGCATTCTATAATGGTTTATTTCCCCCGCCGATTCCGCCCACGGCTGCCACGTCGTTTTTACCGCCGGAATTTAGTGCGTACTACAAAGAATTACTTGCTTCCTCGCAACCAAGACTGGGGATGGCGGGGCAGCATCAGCCAGCTGCTCCAACGTCTAAGTAG